Proteins encoded together in one Cicer arietinum cultivar CDC Frontier isolate Library 1 chromosome 4, Cicar.CDCFrontier_v2.0, whole genome shotgun sequence window:
- the LOC101498175 gene encoding protein STRUBBELIG-RECEPTOR FAMILY 2, with the protein MVRNYVYVNLVFAVFSATLISQCLAFTDPLDVTALQEMYKTLNNPQVLQGWSGGDPCEESWTGVACSGSSVIHLKIQRLNLTGYLGASLYNLQNLKIFDVSSNSITGEIPYGLPPNATHINMACNYLSENIPHSLSNMKKLRHLNLSHNFLYGPIGNVFTGLDNLKEMDLSYNNFTGDLPSSFGSLVNLEILFLQNNRFTGSVTYLAELPLIDLNIQENLFSGILPQHFQSIPNLWIGSNMFHAVDGSPSWTFPLDSVPVEHNTSRPPTTQANAIENYAPLNVRKHKKKRMGPGGIAFMVGGGTLLVTGLALFIAIRLNTFHTQRLKSFPLESNHHSSFSSHPFPSNPIREAKEVSSTALDDSLQIPPFNAASLLDPRRLPFQNHKRMGETSRRSFSERDKFNGRTKVYTVAEVELVTNSFSEENLLGVGSLGPVYRAEFPDSKVLAVKNIQMAGLSFSEEEKFLDVVCTASRLKHPNIIALKGYCLEHGQHLLVYDYVRNLTLDDALHSAAYKPLSWGIRLRIALGVAQALDYLHSTFSPPVAHGDLKAANIMLDENLMPRVSDCALAILKPLTNTKAKIRASEIAIRDTGYSSPEHGQLGISNTKSDVFAFGVLLLELLSGRKPFESFMPKEEQYLVNWASTRLHDNESLEQMVDPAIKRTFSSKALSRYADIISLCTQPVKEFRSPMSEIVDSLVSFMQKLNLSKSCGGVAADGTELDPLERSFRTTTSRFMPSPSLSYVSA; encoded by the exons ATGGTTCGTAACTACGTTTACGTGAATCTCGTCTTCGCTGTTTTCTCGGCAACTTTGATTTCTCAGTGTTTGGCATTCACTGATCCACTTGACG tCACAGCTCTCCAGGAAATGTATAAGACCTTAAACAACCCACAAGTGCTGCAAGGATGGAGCGGTGGTGATCCTTGTGAGGAGTCTTGGACAGGAGTAGCTTGTTCTGGGTCCTCAGTTATACACCT AAAAATTCAAAGGTTGAACCTCACTGGATATCTTGGAGCATCTCTCTATAATCTACAAAATTTGAAGATATT TGATGTCAGTTCCAACAGCATAACAGGTGAAATACCATATGGTTTACCTCCCAATGCCACACATAT AAACATGGCTTGCAACTATTTGAGCGAAAATATCCCCCACTCATTATCAAATATGAAAAAACTAAGACATCT GAATTTAAGCCACAATTTTTTATATGGACCAATTGGCAATGTTTTCACTGGCTTAGATAATCTCAAAGAAAT GGACCTTTCATACAATAATTTCACAGGAGATCTGCCAAGTTCATTTGGTTCCTTGGTAAACCTTGAGATATT GTTCCTGCAGAATAACAGATTTACTGGATCGGTCACGTACCTGGCTGAGCTTCCACTCATTGATTT GAACATTCAAGAAAATCTTTTTAGTGGCATTCTTCCACAACATTTTCAGTCCATACCAAACCTATG GATTGGTAGCAATATGTTCCATGCAGTGGACGGCTCTCCTTCCTGGACATTTCCTTTGGACAGTGTACCAGTTGAGCACAATACAAGTCGCCCACCGACAACCCAAGCAAATGCTATAGAGAATTATGCTCCCCTTAATGTAAGAAAGCACAAGAAGAAACGAATGGGTCCTGGAGGAATAGCTTTTATGGTTGGTGGGGGAACATTATTGGTAACAGGATTGGCACTCTTCATAGCGATCCGGTTGAATACATTTCACACTCAGAGACTGAAGAGCTTCCCCTTGGAAAGCAACCACCATAGTTCATTTTCTTCTCATCCATTTCCTTCTAATCCAATCAGGGAAGCCAAAG AGGTCTCTTCTACGGCATTAGATGATAGCCTGCAAATTCCACCTTTCAATGCTGCATCCCTTTTGGATCCAAGGAGATTGCCTTTCCAGAACCATAAAAGAATGGGGGAAACATCAAGAAGGAGTTTTTCTGAAAGAGACAAATTCAATGGAAGGACAAAGGTTTACACAGTAGCTGAGGTTGAGTTGGTTACTAACAGCTTCAGTGAAGAAAACCTTCTGGGTGTAGGGTCTCTTGGCCCAGTTTACAGAGCTGAATTCCCAGATAGCAAG GTTTTGGCAGTGAAGAATATTCAAATGGCGGGCCTGTCTTTCAGTGAAGAGGAAAAATTCTTAGATGTTGTCTGTACAGCTTCCCGTCTGAAGCACCCCAACATCATTGCACTTAAAGGTTACTGTTTGGAGCACGGACAACATCTTCTTGTCTACGATTATGTCAGAAATTTAACTCTAGACGATGCTCTACACAGTGCAGCATACAAACCTTTATCTTGGGGCATCCGTTTAAGAATTGCTCTAGGTGTTGCACAAGCTCTTGA CTATCTGCACTCCACGTTCTCCCCTCCTGTCGCCCATGGCGACTTGAAGGCTGCCAATATTATGCTGGACGAAAATCTGATGCCTCGTGTTTCTGACTGTGCATTGGCTATATTAAAACCACTGACCAACACTAAAGCCAAAATTCGG GCTTCTGAGATTGCTATTAGAGATACTGGGTACAGTTCACCTGAACATGGCCAACTGGGAATTAGCAACACAAAGAGTGATGTCTTTGCCTTTGGGGTGTTGCTTTTGGAGCTGTTATCAGGAAGAAAACCTTTTGaaag TTTTATGCCAAAGGAAGAGCAGTATCTAGTAAATTGGGCTTCGACAAGGCTTCATGATAACGAGAGTTTGGAGCAGATGGTGGATCCTGCAATTAAAAGAACATTCTCATCCAAGGCTCTTTCTCGTTATGCTGATATCATCTCCCTATGCACTCAG CCTGTGAAGGAATTTCGATCTCCAATGTCTGAAATAGTGGACTCTCTTGTATCTTTTATGCAAAAGCTCAACTTGTCAAAGAGTTGCGGTGGTGTAGCAGCAGATGGAACTGAACTTGACCCACTTGAGAGGTCTTTCCGTACAACCACCTCCCGATTTATGCCTTCACCCTCATTGAGCTATGTATCCGCCTGA
- the LOC101498500 gene encoding CDK5RAP3 protein homolog — translation MQTPDDIRNLPIDITFSRLGEWLVDRKRVPSDWRKRVAAIKVRISKEFSSLPKDSDPLFQTLDPDGIGYLEAKQIYDILLKSTSESRNIFGRLSGAAGAWEAIVRSFEKDHVFLGEAALIITQNVNYEIPYQRKQVQKIQQQLAELDRKEADIKRSAALSAAKYVEACQELGLQGKNVRLELLETAKSLPSTFSRILDVVNSDNISQAIEYYCNFVRDAHTEKDRSSEAVLHNLRNMRENPPSLNVAVDSDIINIVSVHSSNKETNPAVSSEEVAAPDIDWDISVESSQIDWDIGTVEETEDTGNGLGPYEIINASEAIQTSSSTEDVGSDPTISNEELGSHAEISWDISVESAHVDVIDDVNASNAVPDNQTSLPDALSQLTENNEGRSQILDTEYRNKILDDLYELKSFLNQRLAELKNEETLSLQNQVQAVSPFVLQQYAADAIETMQSDVSLAISLLTNRKTRDLIMILNSKRFLDRLVNSLEEKKHHEVKLKDGLKDLATKRMELHNSLSSLRPKQDAAMAKTKELKKLCENTLSSMFDGRPVNIIGEINTLLTSGFGA, via the exons ATGCAAACTCCCGACGATATTCGCAACCTCCCTATCGACATCACCTTTTCTCGTCTCGGAG AATGGTTGGTCGATCGCAAGAGAGTACCTTCTGATTGGAGGAAACGCGTGGCGGCGATTAAGGTTAGAATATCAAAGGAATTCTCATCACTCCCCAAGGATTCTGATCCCCTTTTTCAAACCCTAGACCCTGACG GGATTGGTTATCTAGAGGCCAAACAGATATATGATATTCTCTTGAAGTCTACTTCGGAAAGCAGGAATATATTTGGTCGCCTATCAGGTGCTGCG GGTGCATGGGAAGCAATTGTGCGATCTTTTGAGAAGGATCATGTTTTCCTTGGTGAGGCTGCACTGATTATAACTCAAAATGTGAACTATGAAAT CCCTTATCAGAGGAAACAGGTACAGAAGATTCAACAGCAGCTGGCAGAACTCGATCGCAAGGAGGCTGATATAAAAAGAAGTGCTGCACTGTCGGCAGCCAAATACGTTGAAGCTTGTCAGGAGCTTGGCCTGCAG GGGAAAAATGTCAGATTAGAACTTTTGGAAACAGCAAAATCACTTCCAAGCACATTTAGCAGGATTTTAGATGTTGTAAATAGTGACAACATTTCACAGGCAATCGAATATTATTGCAATTTTGTCAGAGATGCTCACACCGAAAAGGAT AGATCTTCGGAAGCTGTACTACATAACTTGAGGAACATGCGTGAAAATCCTCCATCTTTAAATGTTGCTGTTGACTctgatattattaatattgtcaGTGTTCACTCAAGTAACAAGGAAACAAATCCTGCAGTAAGCAGTGAAGAAGTTGCTGCTCCTGACATTGACTGGGATATTTCAGTGGAAAGttcacaaatcgattgggacattgGAACCGTAGAAGAAACCGAGGATACTGGTAATGGTTTGGGTCCTTATGAAATCATTAATGCCTCTGAGGCCATACAAACTTCTTCATCAACTGAGGATGTCGGATCTGATCCAACAATATCAAACGAAGAACTAGGCTCACATGCAGAAATATCCTGGGATATTAGTGTTGAGTCTGCTCATGTTGATGTGATTGACGATGTTAATGCATCAAATGCAGTGCCGGACAATCAGACTTCTCTTCCAGATGCCTTATCTCAATTGACAGAAAACAATGAAGGGAGGAGCCAAATTTTAGACACAGAGTACAGAAATAAGATTCTTGACGATCTGTACGAG CTGAAATCCTTCTTAAATCAACGGTTAGCTGAATTGAAGAATGAGGAAACTTTGTCGCTACAAAATCAAGTACAGGCAGTTTCTCCCTTTGTACTACAGCAGTATGCTGCTGATGCTATAGAAACGATGCAAAGTGATGTTTCTTTGGCAATTTCATTGCTGACAAATAGGAAGACAAGGGATCTCATTATGATTCTCAACTCCAAAAG ATTTCTAGACAGACTAGTCAACTCTTTGGAGGAAAAGAAACATCATGAAGTCAAGTTGAAAGACGGGTTGAAGGACTTGGCTACTAAGCGCATGGAACTACACAATTCATTATCTTCATTGCGGCCAAAACAA GATGCGGCTATGGCAAAAACAAAGGAACTGAAAAAACTGTGTGAGAATACACTTTCATCCATGTTTGATGGAAGACCGGTTAATATAATTGGTGAGATCAACACTCTTTTGACCAGTGGTTTTGGAGCATGA